From one Tetragenococcus osmophilus genomic stretch:
- a CDS encoding LysM peptidoglycan-binding domain-containing protein: MSRKDRNKNSQGQEPWEQPIYDTESDDENTSRSQQRHQKKGSSAFLTIVVVLLALIIAVPTVAGLWVMNRNNDTETAANTEQTTSSTVESSTSSSSEESSTQSSSTEESSSEETSSEEENEEQQAAGEQEQQQAAGGGDEQQAAQEQGQDQQQGQGQQEQNQGQGQQDQQQGQDQQGQNQEQQGQQGQQQQEQDQQQGQQEQEQEDQEGQDGQGYATVQSGDGLQQVAERNGMSVEELAELNGMDPSNFHVNPGQELRTR, from the coding sequence GTGAGTAGAAAAGATAGAAATAAGAATTCACAAGGTCAAGAGCCATGGGAACAACCCATATATGATACAGAAAGTGACGATGAAAATACATCACGTTCGCAACAACGTCACCAGAAAAAAGGAAGCAGCGCCTTTTTGACGATTGTCGTGGTTTTATTGGCGTTAATTATTGCCGTACCAACAGTTGCTGGCTTATGGGTAATGAATCGTAACAATGATACTGAGACTGCTGCTAATACGGAACAAACAACATCGAGTACAGTAGAGTCTTCTACATCGTCTTCTTCAGAAGAGTCTTCAACTCAAAGCAGTTCAACTGAAGAGTCTTCTTCAGAGGAAACTTCTTCAGAAGAAGAAAATGAAGAACAACAAGCAGCAGGAGAGCAAGAACAACAACAAGCCGCTGGTGGCGGAGATGAACAACAAGCTGCCCAAGAACAAGGTCAAGATCAACAACAAGGTCAAGGTCAACAAGAGCAAAATCAAGGCCAAGGACAACAAGATCAACAACAAGGTCAAGATCAACAAGGGCAAAACCAAGAACAACAAGGTCAACAGGGCCAACAACAGCAAGAACAAGATCAACAACAAGGCCAACAAGAACAAGAGCAAGAAGACCAAGAGGGTCAAGATGGTCAAGGATATGCAACAGTTCAATCAGGCGATGGCTTACAGCAAGTAGCTGAAAGAAACGGAATGAGTGTAGAAGAACTTGCAGAGCTAAACGGAATGGATCCAAGCAACTTCCATGTAAATCCTGGACAAGAGCTAAGAACTAGATAA
- a CDS encoding DUF4430 domain-containing protein has protein sequence MKKKTTTCLAFISALFIVGCSNENNSADTNETTSQTSQAEQIDVTVEIEEEDQSIGEKEVETTTDESLMQVMRNNFAIKEDGGMIVAVEGVEQDEDENMYWTYTINDEMVNTGAEETTLEDGDQVTFTYDKME, from the coding sequence ATGAAGAAAAAAACAACTACTTGTTTAGCCTTTATAAGTGCTTTATTTATTGTCGGGTGTTCTAACGAAAATAATTCTGCAGATACTAATGAAACAACATCTCAAACTAGCCAAGCAGAACAAATAGATGTTACAGTAGAAATTGAAGAAGAGGACCAATCCATTGGCGAAAAAGAAGTTGAAACAACTACAGATGAATCGTTGATGCAAGTGATGCGCAACAACTTTGCAATTAAAGAAGATGGTGGGATGATTGTTGCTGTTGAAGGCGTTGAACAAGATGAAGATGAAAATATGTATTGGACTTATACAATAAATGATGAAATGGTAAACACAGGAGCAGAAGAAACCACTTTAGAAGATGGGGACCAAGTGACTTTTACCTATGATAAGATGGAATAA
- the rpsA gene encoding 30S ribosomal protein S1 — protein MTEFENNNFTENGETMEDALNAVHDVKVGDIVKGEVLAIEDRQAIIGIEGTGVEGVAPAKELSTLPVEDINEIVKVGDVLDFVVISSIGNDKENGSYLLSKRRLDAKKVWEEIEEKYQNGETIEAPVTNVVKGGLVVDVGVRGFVPASMVEDYFVDDFNDYKGKTLEFKIIEIEPSENRLILSHKAIVEKEKEQKKEELLSSISEGDVIEGTVARLTDFGAFIDLGGIDGLVHVSEISHAHVAKPSDVLSVGDKVNVAVLSVDPSTERVSLSIKDTLPGPWTNIEEKAPKGSILEGTVKRLTSFGAFVEVFPGVEGLVHISQISHKHIATPHEVLTEGEQVQVKVLDVNPDEHRIALSIKALEEKPETEETNEEPEPEEYQDYEDDGSGFTMGDILGETLNEDNENDEQ, from the coding sequence ATGACAGAATTTGAAAATAATAACTTTACAGAAAACGGTGAAACTATGGAAGATGCTTTAAACGCTGTTCACGACGTAAAAGTTGGGGATATCGTAAAAGGCGAAGTGCTTGCTATTGAGGATAGACAAGCAATCATCGGTATTGAAGGGACTGGCGTTGAAGGCGTAGCCCCTGCTAAAGAATTATCTACTTTACCAGTAGAAGATATTAATGAAATCGTAAAAGTTGGTGATGTACTAGACTTTGTCGTTATTTCATCCATCGGTAATGATAAAGAAAATGGTAGTTACCTATTATCTAAGCGTCGGCTTGATGCTAAAAAAGTTTGGGAAGAAATTGAAGAAAAATATCAAAACGGGGAAACTATTGAAGCTCCTGTAACAAACGTAGTCAAGGGCGGACTAGTTGTAGATGTTGGTGTACGTGGATTTGTACCAGCATCTATGGTAGAAGATTATTTTGTTGATGATTTTAATGATTATAAAGGCAAGACTTTAGAATTTAAGATTATCGAAATTGAACCTTCAGAAAACCGTCTAATCTTGTCTCATAAAGCTATCGTTGAAAAAGAAAAGGAACAGAAAAAAGAAGAATTGCTTAGCTCCATTTCAGAAGGCGATGTAATCGAAGGTACAGTGGCTCGTTTAACTGACTTTGGTGCCTTTATTGATTTAGGTGGTATTGATGGTCTTGTCCATGTTTCGGAAATTTCTCATGCTCACGTTGCTAAACCTAGTGATGTACTAAGCGTTGGAGATAAAGTAAATGTGGCTGTGTTATCAGTGGATCCATCAACTGAACGTGTTTCCTTATCCATTAAGGATACATTACCTGGACCTTGGACAAATATTGAAGAAAAGGCACCTAAAGGAAGTATCCTAGAAGGAACAGTTAAACGTTTAACTAGTTTCGGTGCCTTTGTCGAAGTATTTCCAGGTGTAGAAGGCTTGGTTCATATTTCACAAATTTCGCATAAACATATTGCGACGCCCCATGAAGTATTAACAGAAGGCGAACAAGTTCAAGTAAAAGTCTTAGATGTTAATCCAGATGAGCATCGTATTGCATTAAGTATCAAAGCATTAGAAGAAAAACCTGAAACAGAAGAAACTAACGAAGAACCTGAGCCAGAAGAATATCAAGATTATGAAGACGATGGCTCAGGGTTTACCATGGGAGACATTTTAGGTGAAACTTTAAATGAAGACAATGAGAACGATGAACAATAA
- the cmk gene encoding (d)CMP kinase, with amino-acid sequence MHKINIAIDGPASSGKSTIAKIIAKDFGFVYTDTGAMYRSVTYLAIQHQVSFTDEASLIELIENYPITFKQTDRGQAVLIQGEDVSEAIRQPEVTNNVSEVSALSGVRAQLVKAQQKIAASKGVVMDGRDIGTTVLPQAEVKIFLVASASERAKRRYKENQAKGIKSDYDTLKKEIEQRDYTDSHRETSPLKQAEDATLVDTTGMTIDEVVTTVENIAKEKMERGK; translated from the coding sequence ATGCATAAAATCAATATAGCCATTGACGGGCCAGCGTCTTCAGGAAAAAGTACAATTGCCAAAATTATTGCTAAAGATTTCGGCTTTGTCTACACAGATACAGGAGCAATGTATCGCAGTGTTACTTATTTAGCTATACAACATCAAGTATCTTTTACAGATGAAGCCTCTTTAATTGAACTGATTGAAAATTATCCAATTACTTTTAAACAAACTGACCGTGGACAAGCTGTATTGATCCAAGGAGAAGATGTGTCTGAAGCGATTCGGCAACCAGAAGTGACCAATAATGTCTCTGAAGTTTCTGCTCTTTCAGGAGTTCGTGCTCAGTTGGTCAAAGCACAACAAAAGATTGCGGCTTCAAAGGGAGTTGTGATGGACGGAAGAGATATTGGTACTACGGTGCTTCCGCAAGCTGAAGTTAAGATTTTTTTGGTCGCTTCCGCAAGCGAACGTGCTAAAAGACGTTATAAAGAAAATCAGGCTAAGGGCATAAAGAGTGATTATGATACCTTAAAAAAAGAAATCGAACAACGGGATTATACAGATTCACACCGAGAAACTTCCCCTTTAAAACAAGCTGAAGATGCCACATTAGTTGATACAACAGGAATGACGATCGATGAAGTGGTAACTACAGTTGAAAATATAGCTAAAGAAAAGATGGAGAGAGGTAAATGA
- a CDS encoding RecQ family ATP-dependent DNA helicase, with amino-acid sequence MLETALYRYFHYTKFRPGQKEAVTVLLQGQDFMAVLPTGSGKSLCYQLPAYLKDGVVLIVTPLISLMEDQLASLQKNGEKRGVVLNGNLKEEDKIYVLNHLNKYKFVFLSPEMLMQEKVLSRLQSHHIALFVVDEAHCISQWGIDFRPEYRNLKYAKQRLNNPVTLALTATATAKVKEEIKSALLDKDAVEFCDSVDRPNVSLSVLFTRAKLEELKRLLSAATGSVLIYCATRKKVEELYYQLKKDYIVGYYHGGLDSSQRRLLQQQFIQDHLQFLVCTSAFGMGVDKPDIRMVIHYDLPDSLENYMQEIGRSGRDQKDSDAVLLYQLQDEKIHYFMQQQAQQERELFEFQIRHQAVKNLTELQEKWLQQTKIFGKDAFLEKLEQNELEKKKKLEQMLEYIYYKGCRREFLLSYFGENLTKVPNRCCDYHGLAKISVGLKEKEFHFSPKKDAWQEILLKMFKEEK; translated from the coding sequence ATGTTAGAAACAGCGCTTTATCGTTATTTTCATTACACAAAGTTTCGCCCTGGTCAAAAAGAAGCGGTTACTGTCTTATTGCAAGGGCAAGATTTTATGGCGGTCCTTCCAACAGGCTCAGGAAAAAGTCTTTGTTATCAACTTCCAGCTTATTTAAAAGATGGAGTTGTTTTAATAGTGACTCCTTTAATCTCTTTGATGGAAGATCAGTTGGCTTCTTTGCAAAAAAATGGAGAAAAAAGAGGCGTTGTTTTAAATGGAAACTTAAAAGAAGAAGATAAGATATATGTATTAAATCATCTTAATAAGTATAAATTTGTTTTTTTAAGTCCAGAAATGCTTATGCAAGAAAAAGTGCTTTCCCGGTTGCAATCTCATCATATTGCATTATTTGTTGTAGATGAAGCCCATTGTATTTCTCAGTGGGGAATTGACTTTCGACCAGAATATAGAAACCTGAAATATGCCAAGCAACGTTTAAATAACCCCGTGACTTTGGCTCTAACAGCTACCGCTACTGCAAAAGTCAAAGAAGAAATAAAGTCAGCTTTGCTCGACAAAGATGCAGTAGAATTTTGTGATTCTGTAGATCGTCCAAACGTTTCCTTATCAGTACTTTTTACTCGTGCGAAGTTAGAGGAACTAAAGCGGCTATTATCAGCTGCTACAGGTTCTGTTCTTATTTATTGCGCGACGAGAAAAAAAGTAGAAGAGTTGTATTATCAATTAAAAAAAGATTATATCGTAGGTTACTATCATGGAGGTTTAGATAGTAGTCAAAGAAGACTTTTGCAACAGCAGTTTATCCAAGATCACTTACAGTTTTTGGTTTGTACAAGTGCTTTTGGAATGGGAGTAGACAAGCCTGATATACGAATGGTTATTCATTACGATTTGCCCGATAGTTTAGAAAACTACATGCAAGAAATTGGAAGAAGCGGTCGAGATCAAAAAGATAGCGATGCTGTTCTTTTATATCAGCTACAAGATGAAAAGATTCATTATTTTATGCAACAACAAGCTCAACAGGAGCGTGAACTTTTTGAATTTCAGATAAGACACCAAGCAGTTAAAAATTTAACAGAATTACAAGAAAAATGGTTACAACAGACAAAAATTTTTGGAAAAGACGCTTTCTTAGAAAAACTTGAACAAAATGAGCTAGAAAAGAAGAAAAAGCTTGAACAAATGCTTGAATATATTTACTATAAAGGTTGCCGTAGAGAGTTTTTATTGAGTTATTTTGGGGAAAACTTAACGAAGGTTCCTAATCGTTGTTGTGATTATCACGGTTTAGCAAAAATTTCGGTCGGATTAAAAGAAAAAGAATTTCATTTTTCTCCTAAAAAAGACGCTTGGCAAGAGATTTTACTAAAAATGTTTAAAGAAGAAAAATGA